Proteins co-encoded in one Sparus aurata chromosome 18, fSpaAur1.1, whole genome shotgun sequence genomic window:
- the LOC115568262 gene encoding D(1) dopamine receptor-like — protein MDLMNFTTVIDSGFLEEAQSSRVLTGCFLSLLILTTLLGNMLVCAAVTKFRHLRSKVTNFFVISLAVSDLLVAILVMPWKAVTEIAGFWPFGSFCDTWVAFDIMCSTASILNLCVISLDRYWAISSPFRYERKMTPKVACVMISVAWTLSVLISFIPVQLNWHKAQTKPYTPHDGSPGLNATTYRSAENCDSSLNRTYAISTSLISFYIPVAIMVATYTQIYRIAHRQIRRISALERAAESAKNRHNSMGGGSSIAESESSFKMTFKRETKVLKTLSVIMGVFVCCWLPFFILNCMVPFCEQSSGGEAFPCISPTTFDVFVWFGWANSSLNPIIYAFNADFRKAFSILLGCHRLYPGGHNIETVSLNKK, from the coding sequence ATGGATCTCATGAACTTCACGACTGTCATCGACAGTGGGTTTCTGGAGGAGGCTCAATCGAGCCGCGTCCTAACCGGCTGTTTCCTTTCGCTGCTCATCCTCACCACCTTGCTGGGAAACATGCTCGTTTGTGCCGCCGTCACAAAGTTTCGACACCTGCGCTCCAAAGTGACCAACTTCTTTGTGATCTCGCTGGCCGTGTCAGACCTCTTGGTGGCCATCTTGGTGATGCCGTGGAAGGCAGTGACGGAGATCGCCGGCTTCTGGCCCTTCGGCTCCTTCTGTGACACCTGGGTGGCTTTTGACATCATGTGCTCCACAGCGTCCATTTTGAACCTTTGTGTGATAAGCTTGGACCGCTACTGGGCCATCTCCAGCCCTTTTCGCTACGAGAGAAAGATGACACCCAAAGTGGCCTGTGTGATGATCAGTGTGGCCTGGACGCTGTCTGTGCTCATCTCCTTCATACCAGTGCAGCTCAACTGGCACAAGGCCCAAACTAAACCTTACACCCCTCATGATGGCTCTCCAGGTTTAAATGCTACAACTTACCGCAGCGCAGAGAACTGTGACTCGAGCCTAAACAGGACCTATGCCATCTCCACCTCTCTCATAAGCTTCTACATCCCTGTGGCCATCATGGTGGCCACCTACACCCAGATCTACCGCATCGCACACAGACAAATAAGGAGGATCTCCGCGCTGGAGCGAGCGGCCGAAAGTGCCAAGAACAGACACAACAGCATGGGCGGAGGCTCCAGCATCGCCGAGTCCGAAAGCTCTTTCAAAATGACGTTCAAGAGGGAGACCAAGGTGCTGAAGACCCTTTCGGTGATCATGGGGGTGTTTGTGTGCTGCTGGCTCCCATTCTTCATTCTCAACTGCATGGTTCCCTTCTGCGAGCAGTCAAGCGGAGGGGAGGCGTTCCCCTGCATCAGCCCCACCACATTTGATGTGTTCGTGTGGTTCGGCTGGGCTAATTCCTCCCTCAACCCCATCATCTATGCCTTCAATGCAGATTTCCGTAAGGCCTTCTCCATCCTGCTGGGCTGCCACAGACTGTATCCAGGAGGCCACAACATAGAGACAGTCAGTCTAAACAAGAAATGA